One window of Verrucomicrobiota bacterium genomic DNA carries:
- a CDS encoding DUF1961 family protein — protein MPPPTEAIFKTIDQKDTSDLEAILEQDPGLVHARHPNPDLYHWTTLQYAAAKGNLAACRLLVDYGAEVYTNPMNTYPPVLQAKWMKHQEVVDYFLTEIPDKADGTHKLGITLNLAAREGWTDLVRRHLEADPLAVHQRGWIGDTCLHWPSHTVLWTKQSFSGDLKIEYEYTRTDEADQFVTILYIQATGSDEEGFPKDISEWADKRSVPAMKTYFNNMNSYHISYAAYGGDAVEDDFDYIRARRDMPLLKKGLTNTELDPDVFQRTGLFAPGVPHHITIIKKGNELFMMIKNPDKEYLCHWVNDKHPGITEGRIGLRHMFTRSARYKNFQVSTLRSF, from the coding sequence ATGCCACCTCCAACAGAAGCCATTTTCAAAACTATTGATCAAAAGGATACGTCGGATCTGGAAGCGATACTGGAGCAAGACCCGGGCCTCGTTCACGCCAGACATCCAAACCCAGATCTCTATCACTGGACCACTTTACAATACGCCGCCGCTAAAGGGAATCTAGCTGCCTGCCGTTTGTTGGTGGATTATGGAGCTGAAGTCTACACCAATCCAATGAACACCTACCCACCCGTCCTTCAGGCAAAATGGATGAAACATCAGGAGGTGGTGGATTATTTTCTAACAGAAATTCCGGACAAGGCGGACGGCACCCACAAGCTCGGAATAACGTTAAATCTGGCCGCACGCGAAGGCTGGACCGACCTTGTTCGAAGGCACCTGGAAGCGGATCCGCTAGCCGTTCATCAGCGCGGCTGGATTGGCGACACTTGCCTACATTGGCCAAGCCACACAGTGCTTTGGACTAAACAAAGCTTCTCTGGAGACCTCAAAATCGAATATGAATATACTCGGACAGATGAGGCAGATCAGTTTGTCACTATTCTATACATACAAGCTACCGGAAGCGACGAAGAAGGTTTTCCGAAGGACATAAGCGAATGGGCAGACAAACGATCCGTTCCAGCCATGAAAACTTACTTCAACAACATGAATTCCTACCACATCAGTTATGCGGCTTACGGTGGAGATGCCGTTGAGGATGACTTCGATTACATTAGGGCTCGTCGGGACATGCCTCTGCTGAAAAAAGGGCTGACGAATACCGAACTGGATCCTGATGTCTTTCAAAGAACAGGCCTGTTCGCACCCGGTGTTCCGCACCACATAACCATCATCAAAAAAGGAAATGAGCTTTTCATGATGATTAAAAACCCGGACAAGGAATACCTGTGCCACTGGGTGAACGATAAACATCCAGGCATTACTGAGGGCCGGATTGGACTGCGGCACATGTTTACCCGAAGCGCGCGGTATAAAAACTTTCAAGTTTCGACACTTAGATCGTTTTAA
- a CDS encoding peptidylprolyl isomerase yields MSDSTNPKVSVETSKGTITLELYQDKAPISVKNFLSYVEKNFFAETIFHRVIPNFMIQCGGFTENMRQKNPDSPIKNEADNGVSNDRYTIAMARTQVVDSATSQFFINTSDNDFLNHGGRDFGYAVFGKVVDGTDVVDAIGAVATGNKAGHGDVPLETVLIKSASLVS; encoded by the coding sequence ATGTCAGATTCAACTAATCCAAAGGTCTCAGTTGAGACCAGTAAAGGTACCATCACACTCGAGCTTTATCAGGATAAAGCTCCTATTTCGGTGAAAAATTTTCTTTCCTATGTTGAAAAGAATTTTTTTGCAGAAACCATATTTCACCGAGTTATTCCAAACTTCATGATCCAATGCGGTGGTTTTACGGAAAACATGCGGCAAAAGAATCCTGATTCACCGATCAAAAATGAAGCAGACAATGGAGTATCCAACGATCGTTACACCATTGCCATGGCCCGTACGCAAGTTGTCGATAGCGCGACTTCCCAGTTTTTTATCAACACTTCAGATAATGATTTTCTGAATCATGGCGGGCGTGATTTCGGCTACGCTGTGTTTGGTAAGGTTGTCGATGGCACGGATGTTGTTGATGCCATTGGAGCAGTCGCAACCGGTAACAAGGCCGGGCACGGAGATGTCCCTTTAGAGACGGTTCTGATAAAGTCAGCCTCTCTGGTTTCATAA
- a CDS encoding carboxypeptidase regulatory-like domain-containing protein, which produces MPIPLHHLIGLQNIALVCLNLFVLNCQVGGQDLAEIVDRIEAIEKQNNRLIQHVSDQQVIIDNLRKQLIGINEATDRQNVHIVELQESAFDIPSAPPRQSLGSSIHISGEAGVIFRVGEANTNFPNEEFRVDEARVFIEAQIAEKIYLFSELELFSRESNNSDLEIGELYIEFEEVLAIGDWDRAVNFRMGRLDIPFSEEYLKRDVMDNPLISHSVADFWGIDEGIEAFGELGDFSYVLAVMNGSHDRLRDFTSDKSVVARAGFDLTNQLHFGGSFMRTGEIDPEDEFLTELWFGNGFFRSIGSTSTTRFEVELAQLESTFAWQNGEIVWQNSDEIFHNVFSISEAKPFDLGYYKSKDNPKAVVFVKPGRVDVFCSIHSQMNCIVLVMPNPWFATSDRRGNYEIKNVPPGTYQLKAWHERLPPKYLEITVPEEGTIELDIVMGLSELPKF; this is translated from the coding sequence ATGCCTATCCCCTTACACCATCTGATTGGACTTCAGAACATCGCCTTGGTATGCCTAAATTTGTTTGTATTGAACTGTCAGGTAGGTGGCCAGGATTTAGCAGAAATCGTGGATCGAATTGAGGCCATCGAAAAACAGAACAACCGGTTGATCCAGCACGTGAGTGACCAGCAGGTGATAATTGATAATCTAAGAAAACAGTTAATAGGGATCAACGAAGCAACGGATCGTCAAAACGTACATATCGTCGAGCTTCAAGAATCTGCTTTCGACATTCCATCAGCGCCACCACGACAATCCCTTGGAAGTTCAATCCACATTTCAGGAGAAGCTGGAGTCATCTTTAGAGTTGGCGAAGCCAATACCAATTTTCCGAATGAAGAGTTCCGGGTCGATGAAGCCAGGGTGTTTATCGAAGCACAGATCGCTGAGAAAATTTACTTATTTTCAGAACTCGAATTGTTTTCCAGGGAAAGTAATAACTCCGATCTGGAGATCGGCGAGTTATACATCGAGTTTGAAGAAGTTTTGGCAATCGGGGATTGGGATAGGGCTGTAAACTTTCGTATGGGTAGATTAGATATACCCTTTAGCGAAGAGTATTTGAAAAGAGATGTAATGGATAACCCACTTATTTCTCACTCGGTTGCCGATTTTTGGGGAATAGATGAAGGGATCGAAGCTTTCGGTGAATTGGGAGATTTTTCTTACGTGCTTGCTGTAATGAATGGAAGCCATGATCGCCTGAGAGATTTTACTTCCGATAAATCTGTAGTCGCAAGGGCGGGCTTCGATCTGACGAATCAACTCCATTTTGGTGGTAGTTTTATGAGAACAGGAGAGATAGATCCAGAAGATGAGTTCCTTACGGAGTTGTGGTTTGGAAACGGATTCTTTCGGTCCATCGGATCAACGTCGACGACCAGGTTCGAAGTTGAACTTGCGCAACTTGAATCAACTTTCGCGTGGCAGAATGGCGAAATCGTATGGCAGAATAGTGATGAAATATTTCACAACGTTTTTTCCATTTCAGAAGCTAAACCATTTGATTTGGGATACTACAAGAGCAAGGACAATCCCAAAGCAGTCGTATTTGTAAAACCGGGACGCGTAGATGTTTTCTGCTCTATTCATTCTCAGATGAATTGCATTGTGCTTGTCATGCCAAATCCGTGGTTTGCCACTTCAGATCGCCGCGGAAATTATGAAATTAAAAACGTTCCGCCTGGGACCTATCAATTAAAGGCGTGGCATGAAAGATTACCGCCAAAATATTTAGAAATCACTGTCCCGGAAGAAGGGACTATTGAATTGGATATAGTCATGGGATTATCCGAACTACCAAAATTTTAA
- a CDS encoding nuclear transport factor 2 family protein, translating to MSAEENKAAVLAAYNGFAEGNMKPLMSILAENVEWSNYEDNPLNGTYHGPAGVESFFAKFEEMEFTGFQIVTLMAEGDRVVSALDASYTVKSTGKSASGIAMHLLDFRDGKVIRFQEVAATSVAAWR from the coding sequence ATGAGTGCAGAAGAAAATAAAGCGGCCGTTCTGGCAGCCTATAACGGTTTCGCAGAAGGCAATATGAAACCCTTGATGTCCATTCTGGCAGAAAACGTCGAATGGAGTAACTACGAAGACAATCCCCTGAATGGCACCTACCATGGACCGGCCGGGGTGGAAAGTTTCTTCGCAAAATTCGAGGAAATGGAATTCACCGGATTCCAAATAGTTACTCTAATGGCCGAAGGCGATAGGGTTGTCTCCGCACTGGATGCTAGTTATACCGTGAAATCCACGGGTAAAAGTGCTTCTGGAATCGCCATGCACTTATTAGATTTCAGGGATGGGAAAGTGATCCGCTTCCAGGAAGTGGCCGCGACCTCAGTCGCCGCCTGGCGGTAA
- a CDS encoding sulfatase, whose translation MRILLLSQLLLSTIICVATQAQSLPKKPNIIYIMADDLGWSDVGYNGATFYETPNIDALRASGMEFSNAYPGASNCMPSRSCIVSGMYITRTQMWTPGTKAKGNKEYMKFLVPRNEDDKGDGVLPSKLTMEPSVTSIAEVMNTAGYKTAHFGKWHLGPDTQGFDVSDPDGRGGPVKNYYGNIDVSESLSTATVNFIKENKDDPFFVYLCFWDVHTPLKAQENVKAKYDKKLASRQWDKEWNTTYAAMIEAVDTGVGRIHETLQSSGIAEETLIVFTADNGGASGSTYCEPLRGAKGAFYEGGIRVATCMSWPGVIEPGSVCETPITGVDYMPSFAQLGGATLPQKQPVDGKSFAPLLFGKKALQNRSIFWHYPLYLSGDLYNKVVNVYETDIPYWRATPCSVIRKGDWKLIQYFEDDSIELFNLRKDLGEQNDLAQSNSKKAQALLKELKAWQKSTNAVIPTELNPDFNPG comes from the coding sequence ATGCGAATACTTCTTCTATCACAACTACTCTTATCGACGATCATCTGTGTCGCAACTCAGGCCCAGAGCCTGCCGAAAAAACCTAACATAATCTACATCATGGCCGACGACCTGGGCTGGTCGGACGTCGGTTACAACGGAGCAACATTTTACGAGACTCCTAATATTGATGCCCTTCGAGCATCGGGTATGGAGTTCAGTAATGCCTACCCCGGAGCATCAAACTGTATGCCCTCGAGGTCCTGTATCGTGAGCGGCATGTATATTACCCGCACACAGATGTGGACGCCAGGAACGAAAGCCAAAGGAAACAAGGAATACATGAAATTTCTGGTTCCTCGTAACGAGGACGATAAAGGAGACGGTGTCCTGCCTTCCAAGTTAACCATGGAACCGTCCGTCACCTCTATCGCTGAAGTCATGAACACTGCAGGGTATAAAACCGCCCATTTTGGCAAGTGGCACCTGGGACCCGATACGCAAGGATTTGATGTCAGCGACCCGGACGGACGTGGTGGTCCGGTTAAAAATTACTACGGGAATATCGACGTCTCGGAATCCCTAAGCACTGCTACCGTGAATTTCATCAAAGAGAACAAAGACGATCCCTTTTTTGTCTACCTCTGCTTTTGGGACGTGCACACTCCACTTAAAGCTCAAGAAAATGTTAAGGCCAAATATGATAAGAAATTGGCCAGCCGTCAGTGGGATAAAGAATGGAATACGACCTATGCTGCCATGATCGAAGCCGTGGATACCGGGGTCGGCCGAATCCATGAAACCCTCCAATCTTCAGGCATCGCGGAAGAGACACTGATTGTATTTACCGCTGACAATGGAGGAGCTTCGGGCTCAACCTATTGTGAGCCGCTCCGAGGAGCCAAAGGCGCATTTTACGAAGGAGGCATTCGGGTCGCCACCTGCATGAGTTGGCCGGGCGTTATAGAACCTGGCTCCGTTTGCGAAACCCCCATCACAGGGGTCGATTACATGCCCAGCTTCGCGCAACTGGGCGGAGCGACCTTGCCTCAGAAGCAGCCAGTGGACGGTAAATCGTTTGCTCCACTCCTATTCGGGAAAAAGGCTCTACAAAATCGGTCTATCTTTTGGCACTACCCTCTTTATCTTAGCGGCGATCTTTACAACAAAGTCGTCAACGTCTATGAAACTGACATTCCTTACTGGCGGGCAACACCCTGTAGCGTCATCCGAAAGGGAGACTGGAAACTCATTCAATATTTCGAAGACGACTCGATTGAGTTGTTCAATCTAAGGAAAGATCTAGGTGAACAAAACGACCTCGCTCAATCTAACTCGAAAAAAGCGCAGGCCCTACTCAAAGAACTCAAAGCTTGGCAGAAAAGTACCAACGCCGTTATTCCAACGGAGCTGAACCCCGATTTTAATCCAGGCTAA
- a CDS encoding ATP-binding protein: MGTERQSRFRLSFQTKILIPVLTFLVLLPVITVFVLEQHVESAARQEDRKTLFAVSAGFRNSLDLIEKSLVMRFRDTVNEPRFKAVAMLNDPDTMHSFLVNSLEKYEGDVQVIIFTPNDPSQIPSRAQTTNIKDLSDFESNASRLIRQAKDGTTRSKLSVYDNRAYHLIATPVFLAENTDPVGILTFAVELGQTAVDDIKSLTRTEIVIYAGEQWITGTVDKDVFSRQSTVLKQSINYQDSEIATDAINGEHFHILTGRLENLEFATQSLSYALLSSYEERLQALSATKVILIGISVVGIAISICTIMILVRNLTRPLRQLRDGAEAVGRGDFSQEINIGSRDECGDLAKTFNQMTSNLKTSRDQLEDTVVELKKTQNQLIQREALLRENEEGLRLIIEGARDHVIFTINDNGEILRWNGAAERMLGYKTDEAKEINYIVFFAEEDKATGAYKSLINTAKINGRSEFEGWRIGKDGKRFWADVTLSRLETLPGEQTGGYVEIARDISARKKAETALVEARNAAENSNRAKNEFMGNMSHEIRTPMNGVIGMTSLLLEEKLSEEQRELADTIKNSADSLLEIIDDILDISKIEAGQLEIILGPVNVIELLEVTVNSFAHVFVEKDLCINIFTTKDVPAFIESDGSRIRQVLSNLIGNAVKFTEEGGVRIDMEYSKETKELCISVHDSGIGIPTDKIDQLFKPFFQVESNNSRRFGGTGLGLSISRKIIRLLNGDISIQSVLGKGSTFTVKMKCTPMEDTVVFRSFPQKKCTVLSNNSISNSAIVDQLSNWSVLSQAKDLTRENIIQALQDDSIDLLIIDDEENLIEIDSLMIGIEKVTCPIIRLLAINVKAESTWKGNCLTLNKPIHPTDLNGCLCNLIAKKDPVKLNKSTEPTGGSELNPSFAIQYPHSILIVEDNPINAKVMETILKKLGYASDVANNGEECLDAIELKPYDIIFMDLQMPIMDGYQATVRILNSETKKHPIYITAFTANARQDDRDACEAVGMHDFVAKPARPKGITDVIIRAHKWLEKQVVIEAGKSK; the protein is encoded by the coding sequence ATGGGAACTGAAAGACAGAGCAGGTTTAGACTTTCCTTCCAGACGAAGATATTGATTCCTGTACTTACCTTTCTGGTGCTGTTGCCTGTCATCACGGTTTTTGTTTTGGAACAGCATGTTGAATCCGCAGCGCGTCAGGAGGACCGGAAGACACTTTTCGCAGTCAGTGCCGGGTTCAGAAATTCTCTGGATTTGATAGAAAAAAGTCTTGTGATGAGATTTCGAGACACTGTGAACGAGCCTCGGTTCAAGGCAGTGGCTATGCTAAATGATCCGGACACCATGCATTCATTTTTAGTGAATTCCCTGGAAAAATATGAAGGCGATGTACAAGTCATTATTTTTACGCCTAATGATCCCAGTCAAATTCCAAGCCGAGCTCAAACAACCAATATAAAGGATCTGTCGGATTTCGAATCCAATGCCTCCCGGCTAATTCGACAGGCCAAAGATGGGACCACCCGTTCAAAACTTTCCGTCTACGACAATCGCGCCTACCATTTGATCGCAACTCCTGTTTTTCTTGCAGAAAACACGGATCCAGTTGGCATACTTACCTTCGCGGTAGAACTCGGACAGACAGCCGTTGATGATATAAAATCACTTACCAGAACGGAAATAGTAATCTATGCAGGTGAGCAATGGATAACTGGTACCGTCGATAAAGACGTTTTCTCCAGACAATCAACCGTCCTAAAACAAAGTATCAATTACCAAGATTCGGAAATAGCGACAGATGCAATTAATGGTGAACACTTTCACATATTAACGGGTCGCCTGGAGAACCTTGAATTTGCTACGCAATCCCTAAGCTACGCGCTGCTTTCTTCCTACGAAGAACGGCTTCAGGCCTTGAGCGCTACGAAGGTGATCCTGATTGGCATAAGCGTAGTTGGCATAGCAATTAGTATTTGCACAATCATGATTCTGGTTAGGAATCTCACACGTCCGTTACGACAATTACGCGATGGAGCTGAGGCCGTCGGTCGAGGGGACTTTTCTCAGGAAATCAATATCGGTTCGCGTGACGAATGTGGTGATCTTGCGAAAACCTTTAACCAGATGACATCCAACCTAAAAACCTCGAGGGATCAATTGGAGGATACGGTGGTTGAATTGAAAAAAACCCAAAATCAGCTGATCCAGCGGGAGGCCCTTTTACGTGAAAATGAAGAAGGGTTGAGATTGATAATTGAAGGTGCTCGCGATCATGTAATTTTCACCATTAATGACAATGGAGAGATCCTGAGATGGAATGGCGCGGCGGAACGAATGCTTGGTTACAAAACCGATGAGGCTAAGGAGATAAACTATATCGTTTTTTTTGCAGAGGAAGACAAAGCAACCGGAGCCTACAAAAGTTTAATCAACACGGCCAAAATAAACGGTCGATCCGAGTTCGAAGGTTGGCGAATCGGCAAGGACGGAAAGCGATTCTGGGCAGATGTCACACTATCCAGACTTGAAACTCTTCCAGGTGAACAGACTGGTGGCTATGTAGAAATTGCACGCGATATCAGCGCACGTAAAAAAGCAGAAACAGCCTTGGTCGAAGCAAGAAACGCTGCTGAGAATTCAAACCGGGCCAAGAACGAATTCATGGGTAATATGAGCCATGAAATTAGAACTCCCATGAATGGGGTTATCGGGATGACCAGTCTTCTTCTTGAGGAGAAACTCAGCGAGGAACAACGGGAGCTGGCAGATACCATCAAAAACAGTGCCGATTCTCTTTTGGAAATTATCGACGACATCCTTGATATTTCAAAAATTGAAGCTGGCCAACTGGAAATCATACTAGGACCTGTAAATGTCATAGAATTGCTGGAGGTTACCGTGAATTCATTCGCTCACGTTTTTGTGGAAAAGGATTTATGTATAAATATATTCACAACCAAGGATGTCCCGGCATTCATCGAATCGGATGGTTCCAGAATCAGGCAGGTGCTGAGTAACCTCATTGGAAATGCCGTCAAATTTACCGAAGAAGGAGGTGTACGCATCGATATGGAATACTCGAAGGAAACCAAAGAACTTTGCATTTCAGTTCACGACTCAGGTATTGGGATTCCAACAGACAAAATTGATCAACTTTTTAAACCATTCTTCCAGGTCGAGTCCAATAATTCGAGACGCTTTGGAGGAACGGGGTTGGGACTATCCATCTCCCGTAAAATAATCCGCCTTTTAAACGGAGATATATCGATCCAAAGTGTTCTGGGTAAAGGATCGACTTTTACCGTGAAAATGAAGTGCACTCCTATGGAGGATACGGTTGTATTCAGATCCTTCCCTCAGAAAAAATGCACCGTTCTATCCAATAACTCTATTTCCAATTCCGCCATTGTGGATCAACTCTCCAACTGGAGCGTTCTGTCACAAGCGAAGGATTTAACGCGCGAAAACATTATTCAAGCACTTCAGGACGACTCAATTGACCTGCTAATAATAGATGATGAGGAGAACCTCATTGAAATTGATTCGTTGATGATCGGCATTGAGAAAGTCACCTGCCCAATCATTCGTTTATTAGCCATCAATGTTAAGGCAGAGTCCACATGGAAGGGTAATTGCCTCACTTTGAATAAACCCATTCACCCAACAGACCTAAACGGATGCCTTTGCAATCTCATCGCCAAAAAAGATCCGGTTAAGCTTAATAAATCGACTGAGCCAACCGGGGGCAGTGAATTAAACCCGTCCTTCGCCATACAGTATCCGCATTCGATCCTCATCGTAGAGGACAATCCCATAAATGCCAAAGTGATGGAAACCATTCTTAAGAAACTTGGTTATGCCAGCGATGTTGCGAACAACGGTGAAGAATGTCTGGATGCCATTGAATTGAAACCATACGACATCATTTTTATGGACCTACAAATGCCAATCATGGATGGCTATCAAGCAACCGTTCGAATTTTAAATTCAGAGACCAAAAAACATCCCATTTATATTACGGCATTTACAGCAAACGCGCGACAAGATGATCGTGATGCATGTGAAGCAGTAGGGATGCATGACTTCGTTGCAAAACCGGCAAGGCCTAAAGGGATAACAGATGTAATTATTCGGGCGCATAAATGGCTCGAAAAACAGGTTGTCATAGAAGCTGGTAAGTCAAAGTAG
- a CDS encoding class I SAM-dependent methyltransferase, whose translation MKFRMQKTALMLICVFSLLAGLPTFSAPPDPLYEQRSESNRDGIGKFYLGREISHVMGHQGASWLERPTREQEERTDLLMEALPIKEGDVIADIGAGSGYFAWQFAQRVGESGKVLGVDIQQEMLDILAEKMKARGVGDRVVGILGTITDPNLPDNAVDLAIMIDVYHELSHPYEMTVKMVESLKPGGLLVFVEYRTEDPAVRIKRLHKMTEVQVKKEMEIQNLEFVETIGTLPQQHILIFRKPQ comes from the coding sequence ATGAAATTCAGAATGCAAAAAACAGCACTCATGCTCATTTGTGTATTTTCCCTCTTGGCGGGTCTTCCCACTTTCTCGGCTCCCCCCGATCCACTTTACGAGCAACGCTCGGAGTCCAACCGCGACGGTATAGGTAAATTTTATCTGGGACGTGAGATTTCGCATGTCATGGGGCACCAGGGAGCAAGCTGGCTGGAACGGCCTACCCGTGAACAAGAGGAACGGACTGACCTGCTCATGGAAGCCCTTCCCATAAAAGAAGGAGATGTGATTGCCGACATAGGGGCAGGCAGCGGCTACTTCGCCTGGCAGTTTGCTCAACGGGTTGGTGAATCGGGGAAAGTTCTTGGAGTCGATATACAGCAGGAAATGCTGGATATTTTGGCCGAAAAAATGAAAGCCCGAGGAGTCGGCGACAGGGTTGTAGGCATTTTAGGAACCATCACCGATCCGAACCTGCCCGACAACGCGGTAGATCTGGCCATCATGATCGATGTCTACCATGAGCTTAGCCATCCCTATGAAATGACGGTTAAAATGGTAGAGAGTCTCAAACCTGGAGGACTACTTGTGTTCGTGGAATACCGAACAGAAGATCCAGCGGTTCGCATCAAACGCCTGCACAAGATGACCGAGGTCCAGGTCAAAAAAGAGATGGAAATTCAGAACCTGGAGTTCGTTGAAACGATTGGTACCCTACCGCAGCAACACATCCTCATTTTTAGAAAACCCCAATAG
- a CDS encoding PQQ-binding-like beta-propeller repeat protein has protein sequence MLNSPNLLYAPLNNFSLVRTKQLAGFLSLIFFAWYPTSLRAIIDSPGAKELGISENDWPWWRGPNRNGHAQNQRIPTEWDETKNIIWKTPIPGRGHSTPTVVGESVFLLTSDEANKTQSAMCLNRSTGALQWITQLHQGGWLGRIHDRNSQATPTIACDGKRIFATFMYNEQIWLSALNINGEILWQKKASEFSSHWGYSTSPAIYNNLVIVSADHKNGGELTGFDQETGKVVWKTSRPQIPNYASPVIFSINGQDQLILPGCEILASYNPSDGKLNWSSPVTTQETVGSAVTDGQRIYASGGWPKTETACVSGDGTGELIWRNSIKVYAPSMLVTKGHLYTMTDNGFAYCWNTETGKMMWRNKFGGNFSASLVLVGDQLFASSEQGKTVIFKANPEAFEIVAENQLGDEIWATPVICGDRIYLRVAHHEADGRQEVLYCIGG, from the coding sequence ATGCTCAACTCCCCAAACCTTCTTTACGCTCCTTTAAACAACTTTTCATTGGTCCGGACAAAACAACTCGCCGGGTTTCTAAGCTTAATTTTCTTCGCTTGGTATCCAACTTCCTTGAGGGCGATCATTGATTCGCCGGGAGCGAAAGAATTGGGGATCTCTGAAAATGACTGGCCATGGTGGCGTGGTCCAAATCGCAACGGACACGCACAAAACCAAAGAATCCCAACAGAATGGGATGAAACAAAAAATATCATTTGGAAAACTCCGATTCCCGGACGAGGCCACAGCACACCCACGGTGGTGGGCGAGAGCGTATTTCTGCTAACTTCAGATGAAGCGAATAAAACCCAATCCGCGATGTGCCTCAATAGATCCACCGGCGCTCTTCAATGGATTACCCAACTTCACCAAGGCGGATGGCTAGGACGGATCCATGATCGAAACAGCCAAGCCACGCCGACCATCGCCTGCGACGGAAAAAGGATATTCGCAACATTCATGTACAATGAGCAAATCTGGCTATCAGCGCTAAATATAAATGGGGAAATTCTATGGCAGAAGAAAGCGAGCGAATTCTCCTCGCATTGGGGCTACTCGACCTCACCCGCAATCTACAACAACCTCGTTATCGTTTCTGCCGATCACAAAAATGGAGGGGAACTCACCGGCTTCGATCAGGAAACAGGAAAGGTTGTGTGGAAAACATCACGCCCACAGATCCCAAACTACGCTTCTCCCGTTATATTTTCAATCAACGGACAAGACCAGCTCATACTTCCAGGCTGTGAAATCCTCGCCAGTTACAATCCCTCTGATGGCAAGCTCAACTGGTCGTCGCCAGTCACAACGCAGGAAACAGTGGGAAGTGCGGTGACCGATGGGCAACGCATTTACGCGAGCGGAGGTTGGCCCAAGACGGAAACCGCCTGTGTATCGGGCGATGGAACGGGTGAACTTATCTGGAGAAATTCAATCAAGGTCTACGCCCCATCCATGTTGGTAACCAAAGGGCATCTTTACACCATGACCGACAATGGCTTCGCTTATTGTTGGAATACAGAAACGGGAAAGATGATGTGGCGTAACAAATTTGGCGGAAATTTCAGTGCCTCTCTCGTTCTGGTTGGCGACCAGCTTTTCGCCTCCAGCGAACAAGGGAAGACGGTTATTTTCAAAGCGAATCCAGAGGCATTTGAGATCGTGGCGGAAAACCAACTCGGGGATGAGATTTGGGCTACACCCGTCATTTGTGGAGATCGAATCTACCTTCGAGTTGCCCACCACGAAGCGGATGGTCGGCAAGAGGTACTCTACTGCATTGGTGGTTAA